From Rudanella lutea DSM 19387, a single genomic window includes:
- a CDS encoding sugar phosphate isomerase/epimerase family protein, with amino-acid sequence MTTRRTFLKSTGGYLAAAGMSPVIASAHAPETTAAPDTDLFKLGMAGYTFVHFKLDQALEMMRKVDVRYLCIKDFHLPLNSTAEQIEAFHAKLKESNVTGYAVGPIYMKSEAEVDRAFDYAKRVGVKLIIGVPNTEFLPYVDKKVKEYDMRFAIHNHGPDIALYPNAVSIWNEIKNLDSRIGFCFDMGHDRRNGDDPVADLQTYTKRIFDIHLKNVTAASKEGKTCELGRGVIDVPAFVQALRKVGYSGSCSLEYEKDMKDPLAGIAESVGYFRGVCEATRSGKRKS; translated from the coding sequence ATGACAACACGTAGGACCTTTCTTAAGAGCACAGGTGGTTATCTGGCCGCTGCGGGTATGAGCCCCGTGATCGCATCTGCCCATGCTCCCGAGACAACCGCTGCCCCCGATACAGATCTGTTCAAATTAGGCATGGCGGGCTATACCTTCGTTCACTTCAAGCTCGATCAGGCGCTCGAAATGATGCGCAAAGTGGATGTTCGTTACCTGTGTATCAAAGACTTTCACCTGCCGCTCAACAGTACCGCCGAACAAATTGAAGCCTTTCATGCCAAGCTGAAAGAGTCGAATGTGACGGGATATGCCGTTGGGCCAATTTATATGAAAAGCGAGGCTGAGGTAGACCGGGCCTTCGACTATGCCAAGCGGGTGGGGGTGAAGCTGATAATTGGCGTGCCCAACACTGAGTTTCTGCCGTACGTGGATAAGAAGGTGAAAGAGTATGATATGCGCTTTGCCATCCACAATCACGGCCCCGATATAGCGTTGTATCCCAATGCCGTTTCGATTTGGAACGAGATTAAAAATCTGGATTCACGCATTGGGTTCTGCTTCGATATGGGGCATGACCGACGCAACGGCGACGACCCCGTGGCTGACCTGCAAACGTATACGAAACGTATCTTCGATATTCACCTCAAAAACGTAACGGCTGCCTCGAAAGAAGGCAAAACCTGCGAGCTGGGCCGGGGGGTGATCGATGTGCCCGCTTTCGTACAGGCTTTGCGGAAAGTGGGGTATTCTGGTTCGTGCAGTCTTGAATATGAGAAAGACATGAAAGACCCGCTGGCTGGTATTGCTGAGTCGGTAGGCTATTTCCGGGGCGTTTGCGAAGCGACGCGTTCGGGCAAACGTAAATCCTGA
- a CDS encoding Gfo/Idh/MocA family protein — translation MEGSRREFIKKAALSTAGLAVGGLANGMSAKSYAKIIGANERINVAIAGLGRRLGAYYEPIGLKSSNVELVYLCDVMKKQRESGAQKFSKFIDYKPKLENDIRKVIADKNVDALFNATPDHWHAPGTWMAVQAGKHVYVEKPCSHSPREGEILAECQRKYGKVIQMGNQQRSAVESIDIIGQIHNGAIGTPYKAVAFYIANRGEVPVPKAAPVPDGLDWDLFQGPAPRTPYMHDTWDYNWHWYDWLYGTAESGNNATHELDVARWALQVDFPEHVSVEAAKRHFLNDGWTMYDTMDATFRFPGDKIIKWDGKSRNGYLTYGSDRGTVIYGSNGSVYVDRNGYKLFSREGKLIKDSKAKGNEAGTALGGGGDMTTRHVVNFFEAIRGKEKQASPIDEGAKSTLLSHLANISYRTKKSFDVDPKNGHIRDREAMKLWSREYHKGWEPPM, via the coding sequence ATGGAAGGTTCAAGAAGAGAGTTTATAAAGAAAGCTGCCCTCAGCACGGCCGGACTGGCGGTTGGGGGGCTGGCCAACGGTATGTCGGCCAAGAGTTACGCCAAAATCATCGGGGCCAACGAGCGTATCAACGTGGCTATTGCCGGGTTGGGCCGCCGGTTAGGGGCCTACTACGAACCAATTGGCCTCAAAAGCAGCAACGTGGAGTTGGTGTACCTCTGCGATGTGATGAAAAAGCAGCGGGAGTCGGGCGCGCAGAAGTTTTCGAAGTTTATCGACTACAAACCGAAACTCGAAAACGACATTCGGAAGGTGATTGCCGATAAAAACGTCGACGCCCTGTTCAACGCAACCCCCGACCACTGGCATGCCCCCGGCACCTGGATGGCTGTACAGGCGGGTAAGCACGTGTACGTAGAGAAACCCTGTAGCCATAGCCCCCGCGAGGGCGAGATTCTGGCCGAATGCCAGCGCAAATACGGTAAGGTGATTCAGATGGGCAATCAGCAGCGGTCGGCGGTTGAGTCAATCGACATCATCGGTCAGATTCACAACGGCGCTATCGGTACGCCTTATAAAGCAGTAGCCTTTTACATTGCCAACCGGGGCGAGGTGCCAGTTCCGAAAGCCGCACCTGTACCCGATGGCCTGGATTGGGATTTGTTTCAGGGACCAGCCCCGCGTACGCCCTACATGCACGATACTTGGGACTATAACTGGCACTGGTACGACTGGCTGTATGGTACCGCCGAAAGTGGCAACAATGCTACTCACGAACTCGACGTTGCCCGCTGGGCGTTGCAGGTCGACTTTCCAGAGCACGTGAGCGTGGAAGCAGCCAAGCGTCATTTCCTGAACGACGGCTGGACGATGTACGACACGATGGACGCTACCTTCCGGTTCCCCGGCGACAAGATCATCAAATGGGATGGCAAGAGCCGCAATGGCTACCTGACTTACGGCAGCGATCGGGGGACGGTAATTTACGGCAGCAATGGTAGCGTATATGTTGACCGGAATGGCTATAAACTGTTTAGCCGCGAGGGTAAGCTCATCAAAGACAGCAAAGCCAAAGGCAATGAGGCTGGCACGGCTCTGGGTGGCGGTGGCGACATGACGACCCGTCACGTTGTCAACTTCTTTGAAGCCATTCGGGGTAAGGAAAAACAGGCGTCGCCTATTGACGAGGGAGCCAAGAGTACGTTACTCAGCCACTTAGCCAACATTAGCTACCGCACAAAAAAATCGTTCGACGTAGACCCCAAAAACGGCCACATCCGCGATCGGGAAGCGATGAAACTGTGGAGCCGGGAGTATCACAAAGGTTGGGAGCCTCCGATGTAA
- a CDS encoding GNAT family N-acetyltransferase gives MANLTLKPIAAEDTLALRHSVLWPDKPFDYVRLPDDEDGFHLGGFVDGELVSVISLFITEGDETTPRMARFRKFATAPAHQGRGIGTQLLNHVIEQARHRGATHIWCDARLTAAGFYERFGMRAEGDVFHKGPIPYSRFGMPL, from the coding sequence ATGGCCAACCTAACGCTTAAACCCATAGCGGCCGAGGATACGCTCGCCCTTCGCCACTCGGTACTGTGGCCCGACAAACCGTTTGACTACGTGCGGCTCCCCGACGATGAGGATGGCTTTCACCTAGGCGGCTTCGTCGACGGTGAGTTGGTTTCGGTCATTTCGCTGTTCATCACCGAGGGAGACGAGACCACACCCCGCATGGCCCGGTTTCGCAAATTTGCTACGGCCCCGGCTCATCAGGGACGCGGCATTGGCACCCAATTGCTCAACCACGTGATCGAACAGGCCCGGCACCGAGGGGCAACCCATATCTGGTGCGATGCCCGCCTGACAGCCGCCGGATTTTACGAGCGGTTCGGGATGCGAGCCGAAGGCGACGTCTTTCACAAAGGCCCGATTCCCTACAGCCGCTTCGGCATGCCGCTGTGA
- the lpxB gene encoding lipid-A-disaccharide synthase, whose amino-acid sequence MRYYFIAGERSGDLHGGNLIRSIRQHDPDAQCRAYGGEQMQEAGATLVRHYRQMAFMGFIEVAKNLGTIRRIMRECQADLLANRPDVLVLIDYAGFNLRMARFAKKHGIPVFYYISPKVWAWNQKRALTIKALVDRLFVIFPFEVDFFKQYDYEVEYVGNPLMDALTAFRPNPNFAIGPRHLGRPVVALLPGSRKQEVENMLPVMLEASRQFTGYQFAVGTVDNLPRALYDRLLANYPDVKRVEDAAYDLLHVAEAALVTSGTATLETALLNVPEVVLYKTPRWWYEIGKRILAVPYLSLVNLIAGRLVVHELIYDCTPTRVADELRAILVGGKRRDAMLRDYAEVQQKVGGPGASERAGKRMVELVKSYATHGQPNA is encoded by the coding sequence ATGCGTTACTACTTCATAGCCGGCGAACGCTCCGGCGACCTCCACGGGGGCAACCTGATCCGGTCGATACGGCAGCATGACCCCGACGCTCAGTGCCGGGCTTACGGCGGAGAACAGATGCAGGAGGCCGGGGCTACGCTGGTCCGTCATTATCGGCAGATGGCCTTCATGGGCTTTATCGAAGTAGCCAAAAACCTCGGCACTATCCGCCGGATCATGCGCGAGTGTCAGGCCGATTTGCTGGCCAACCGTCCTGACGTTCTGGTCTTGATCGATTATGCCGGTTTTAATCTGCGCATGGCCCGGTTTGCCAAAAAACACGGCATTCCGGTTTTCTATTACATCTCTCCGAAAGTCTGGGCCTGGAATCAGAAACGCGCCCTCACCATCAAAGCCCTCGTCGACCGGCTGTTTGTGATCTTCCCGTTTGAGGTCGACTTTTTTAAACAGTACGATTACGAGGTCGAATACGTGGGCAATCCGCTCATGGATGCGCTCACGGCTTTTCGTCCGAACCCCAACTTTGCCATTGGGCCACGCCATCTGGGTCGGCCGGTAGTGGCCTTGCTCCCCGGAAGCCGCAAACAGGAAGTCGAAAATATGTTGCCCGTAATGCTCGAAGCCTCGCGGCAGTTTACCGGGTATCAGTTTGCCGTGGGCACCGTCGATAACCTTCCCAGGGCGCTCTACGATCGTCTGCTGGCCAATTATCCCGATGTAAAGCGGGTAGAAGATGCCGCTTACGACCTGCTGCACGTTGCCGAAGCCGCGCTGGTTACCTCAGGCACGGCAACGCTCGAAACCGCCCTGCTCAACGTGCCCGAAGTGGTTCTGTATAAAACCCCGCGCTGGTGGTACGAAATCGGCAAGCGGATTCTGGCGGTCCCGTACCTGTCGCTGGTGAATCTGATTGCGGGTAGGCTGGTGGTTCACGAACTGATTTACGATTGTACCCCCACCCGCGTTGCCGACGAACTGCGGGCTATTCTGGTGGGCGGCAAACGCCGGGACGCCATGCTCCGCGATTACGCCGAGGTGCAGCAAAAAGTAGGTGGCCCCGGTGCCTCTGAGCGGGCTGGTAAACGCATGGTCGAACTGGTTAAATCGTACGCAACGCATGGCCAACCTAACGCTTAA
- a CDS encoding 6-carboxytetrahydropterin synthase QueD: MVYISRTEHFNAAHRLFNPNWSDEKNKEVFGPCANYNWHGHNFELIVTVKGEPDPDTGFVIDLKVLGDMIKREIIDLVDHKNLNLDVPFMQGKMASCEIFVMEIWKILERALAEVSEARLHQIRLIETPKNLVDYYGE, encoded by the coding sequence ATGGTATACATTAGCCGAACAGAACACTTCAACGCGGCCCACCGGCTCTTCAACCCGAACTGGTCCGACGAAAAGAATAAAGAAGTTTTTGGCCCCTGCGCCAACTACAACTGGCACGGGCACAACTTCGAACTGATTGTCACGGTCAAAGGTGAGCCCGACCCCGATACAGGCTTCGTAATCGACCTGAAAGTACTGGGCGATATGATCAAACGGGAAATCATCGATCTGGTCGATCATAAAAATCTGAACCTCGATGTACCCTTTATGCAGGGGAAAATGGCGAGCTGCGAGATCTTTGTGATGGAAATCTGGAAAATACTCGAACGCGCCCTGGCGGAGGTTTCGGAGGCCCGGCTGCATCAGATTCGGCTGATCGAGACACCCAAAAACTTAGTAGATTACTACGGAGAGTAA
- the rfaD gene encoding ADP-glyceromanno-heptose 6-epimerase, with protein sequence MIVVTGAAGFIGSCLINKLNEENFNFIVAVDDFSHPEKAANLADKRIQERVDREELFDWLEANYQEIEFIFHIGARTDTTEFNYEIFAHLNVEYSKKIWQKCIDYQIPLVYASSAATYGLGELGYDDNESVIPQLRPLNPYGESKNEFDIWALEQERKPFFWAGLKFFNVYGPNEYHKGRMASVIFHAYNQICQTGGMKLFRSHHPDFKDGEQMRDFVYVKDVVEVCLFLMHHRRNSGIYNLGSGKARTFLDLANATFAAMDRDPNIDFIDTPTDIRDKYQYFTQANMAKLRSIGYDKPFHSLEDGISDYVQNYLHGKRYL encoded by the coding sequence ATGATTGTTGTAACGGGGGCTGCCGGGTTCATTGGCAGTTGTTTAATCAATAAGTTGAATGAAGAAAACTTCAATTTTATTGTCGCCGTTGATGACTTTTCTCACCCGGAGAAGGCAGCTAACTTAGCGGACAAACGCATTCAGGAGCGTGTCGACCGTGAAGAGCTGTTCGACTGGCTGGAGGCTAACTACCAGGAGATTGAGTTTATCTTTCACATTGGGGCCCGTACCGATACCACGGAGTTTAACTACGAAATCTTCGCCCACCTCAATGTCGAGTACTCCAAGAAGATTTGGCAAAAATGTATTGACTACCAGATTCCGCTCGTCTATGCTTCATCGGCGGCTACCTATGGTCTGGGGGAGTTAGGATACGACGACAACGAATCGGTGATTCCGCAGCTCCGCCCGCTTAACCCCTACGGAGAGTCGAAAAATGAGTTCGATATCTGGGCGCTTGAGCAGGAGCGAAAACCGTTTTTCTGGGCCGGTCTGAAGTTTTTCAACGTGTACGGCCCCAACGAGTACCACAAAGGCCGGATGGCATCGGTTATTTTCCATGCCTACAATCAGATCTGCCAAACGGGTGGTATGAAGCTCTTCCGCTCGCACCACCCCGACTTTAAAGACGGTGAGCAGATGCGCGACTTTGTGTACGTGAAAGATGTAGTAGAGGTGTGTTTGTTTCTGATGCACCACCGGCGTAACTCCGGTATTTATAACCTCGGTAGCGGCAAGGCCCGCACATTCCTCGATTTGGCCAACGCCACCTTTGCGGCCATGGACCGCGACCCAAACATCGACTTTATCGATACCCCCACTGATATTCGCGACAAGTACCAGTATTTCACGCAGGCCAATATGGCCAAGCTACGCTCTATTGGATACGACAAGCCGTTTCATTCGCTCGAAGACGGCATCAGCGATTACGTGCAAAACTACCTGCACGGCAAGCGGTATCTTTGA
- a CDS encoding S8 family serine peptidase, producing MTQRIVLWLLLWPALCWATPTKPEPAKYWIIFKDKDPSAAPALSPGTLHSRQLRGLPVDDTDRPLSANYLAQLRQTGVTPLCRSRWFNAVSAQLSPAHVAQVKQLSFVKELIPIDRHLVVTGLPDADLTRPQLAPVMNQIQANEFAAAGLTGRFVKVGVLDAGFFGADSAAALKHLFVRNGVRTVRDYVNAKKTKNDLFHNLESMSDFHGTEVMAAIAGLDPAENIQYGLATDATFYLARTDQGNREFRGEEDNWVQAIEWLDSLGVRLVNTSLGYARGFTDPKENYEPKQMDGHTSVISRAAQMAADKKGMLIVVSAGNEGDDRSWRIISTPADAQGVLAVGATNSRLWNRIGYSSIGPESLPYLKPNVSCFSLYGTSLSAPVITGFAACIMQANPRLTNREVIELIEKSSHLYPYGNNFVGYGVPQASRVLAMLRKQPLSATARSVNASGKSVSLPLGLNDKETVSIFRKKDETHVIQQEALKVSNGKLLIKRVNGEARTTVDLKKEVIEVIWD from the coding sequence ATGACGCAACGCATCGTACTGTGGCTGTTGCTTTGGCCCGCCCTTTGTTGGGCTACCCCTACCAAGCCAGAGCCAGCTAAATACTGGATTATTTTCAAGGATAAAGATCCATCGGCGGCTCCCGCCCTATCGCCCGGTACGTTGCACAGCCGACAGCTACGCGGCCTCCCCGTTGATGATACCGACCGGCCGCTCTCGGCCAATTACCTTGCCCAGCTCCGGCAAACTGGCGTTACGCCCCTGTGCCGGTCGCGCTGGTTCAATGCGGTATCGGCGCAACTTAGCCCGGCACATGTAGCCCAGGTAAAGCAGCTCTCGTTTGTGAAAGAACTGATTCCGATTGACCGCCACCTGGTGGTTACGGGCCTGCCCGACGCCGACCTGACCCGCCCGCAACTAGCACCGGTCATGAATCAGATTCAGGCAAACGAGTTTGCCGCGGCTGGCCTTACGGGCCGGTTTGTGAAAGTGGGCGTCTTGGATGCCGGCTTTTTTGGGGCCGACTCCGCTGCCGCGCTCAAACACCTGTTTGTGCGCAATGGCGTGCGCACCGTGCGCGATTACGTAAACGCCAAAAAGACGAAAAACGACCTGTTTCATAATCTGGAAAGCATGTCTGATTTTCACGGCACCGAAGTAATGGCCGCTATTGCCGGCCTCGACCCCGCCGAGAATATCCAGTACGGCCTGGCTACCGACGCTACGTTCTATTTGGCCCGCACCGATCAGGGCAACCGCGAGTTTCGGGGCGAAGAAGACAACTGGGTTCAGGCGATCGAATGGCTCGACAGTCTCGGCGTACGGCTGGTGAATACCTCACTGGGCTACGCCCGTGGGTTTACCGACCCCAAAGAAAACTACGAACCTAAGCAGATGGACGGCCACACGAGTGTCATCAGCCGGGCTGCCCAAATGGCCGCCGATAAGAAGGGCATGCTCATTGTGGTCTCGGCCGGTAACGAGGGCGACGACCGCAGCTGGCGCATTATCAGCACCCCGGCCGATGCACAGGGCGTACTGGCCGTTGGGGCTACCAACTCGCGCCTTTGGAACCGCATTGGGTACAGCAGCATTGGCCCCGAAAGCCTGCCTTACCTGAAACCAAACGTATCGTGTTTTTCGCTGTATGGGACATCGCTATCGGCACCGGTCATCACGGGCTTTGCGGCCTGTATCATGCAGGCCAACCCTAGGCTTACCAACCGCGAGGTTATTGAGCTGATCGAAAAATCGTCGCACCTGTACCCTTACGGCAACAATTTTGTGGGCTACGGCGTACCACAAGCCTCGCGCGTGCTGGCTATGCTGCGCAAACAACCGCTATCGGCAACGGCCCGGTCGGTGAATGCGTCGGGCAAATCGGTCAGCCTGCCCCTAGGTTTGAATGACAAGGAAACGGTTTCTATTTTCCGCAAGAAAGACGAAACCCATGTTATTCAGCAGGAAGCCCTGAAGGTGAGCAACGGAAAGCTGCTCATCAAGCGGGTCAATGGCGAAGCCCGCACCACCGTCGATCTGAAAAAAGAAGTGATCGAAGTGATTTGGGACTAA
- a CDS encoding aminopeptidase P N-terminal domain-containing protein, translated as MRYEPINNTLFTTNRQRLAGLLKPKSLAIFNANDIMPTNADGTMGFRQNNDLFYLTGVDQEETILVLFPDHPDERFREVLFLRETSELIAIWEGHKLTKAEAEQTSGIAQRSIYWTSQFELIFKQMVFEAERVYLNTNEHTRAEVTVQTRDARFIDWFRQQFPLHTLERVAPLMHHLRAIKLPQEVELLNRAIHITDTMFRRLLRFVKPGVWEYEIEAEMMHEFLRHRSRGAAYTPIIASGANACVLHYIDNSAQCQDGDVILLDIGAEYANYNADMTRSIPVNGRFTPRQRAVYDAVLRVMREATQMLRPGNLWDEYHREVGKIMESELIGLGLLDKNEVAKQDPEAPLYKKYFMHGTSHFLGLDVHDVGNKYRRFEPGMVFTCEPGIYIREEGLGIRLENNILITEDGNLDLMAQIPVEADEIETLMNA; from the coding sequence ATGCGTTACGAACCAATCAACAACACCTTATTTACTACCAATCGGCAGCGGCTGGCAGGGCTGCTCAAACCCAAATCGCTGGCGATTTTCAATGCCAACGACATTATGCCGACCAATGCCGACGGGACGATGGGCTTTCGGCAAAATAATGATCTGTTCTACCTGACCGGTGTCGATCAGGAAGAGACCATTCTGGTGCTGTTTCCCGATCATCCCGACGAGCGCTTTCGGGAGGTTTTGTTTCTGCGCGAAACGAGCGAGCTGATTGCCATTTGGGAGGGCCACAAACTAACCAAGGCTGAGGCCGAGCAAACCAGCGGCATTGCCCAGCGGTCGATTTACTGGACGAGCCAGTTCGAGCTTATTTTCAAACAGATGGTGTTTGAGGCCGAACGTGTGTACCTGAACACCAACGAGCATACCCGTGCCGAAGTAACCGTTCAAACGCGCGATGCCCGGTTTATTGATTGGTTTCGGCAACAGTTTCCCCTGCATACGCTGGAGCGCGTGGCTCCGCTCATGCACCATCTGCGGGCCATCAAACTACCGCAGGAGGTGGAGCTCCTGAACCGGGCTATTCATATCACCGATACCATGTTCCGGCGGTTGCTCCGGTTTGTAAAGCCCGGTGTGTGGGAATACGAAATCGAAGCCGAAATGATGCACGAGTTTCTGCGGCACCGGTCGCGGGGGGCGGCCTATACGCCTATTATTGCTTCGGGGGCCAATGCCTGCGTGCTGCACTATATCGACAACAGCGCACAGTGCCAGGATGGCGACGTGATTCTGCTCGATATTGGGGCCGAATATGCCAACTACAATGCCGACATGACCCGGAGCATTCCGGTGAACGGTCGCTTTACCCCCCGGCAGCGGGCCGTGTACGACGCCGTGTTGCGCGTGATGCGTGAGGCCACTCAGATGTTACGGCCGGGTAACCTTTGGGACGAGTACCACCGCGAAGTAGGCAAGATTATGGAGTCGGAACTGATTGGGTTGGGACTTCTTGATAAAAATGAGGTGGCTAAACAAGACCCTGAGGCACCGCTGTACAAAAAATATTTTATGCACGGTACGTCGCACTTCCTTGGGCTCGATGTGCACGATGTGGGGAATAAATACCGCCGGTTTGAGCCGGGTATGGTATTTACCTGCGAGCCGGGCATTTACATCCGGGAAGAGGGGTTAGGAATTCGTCTGGAGAATAATATTCTCATCACAGAAGACGGAAACCTCGACCTGATGGCGCAGATACCGGTAGAAGCTGACGAGATCGAAACGCTGATGAATGCCTGA
- a CDS encoding TetR/AcrR family transcriptional regulator produces the protein MTMERILRATGEVIAERGTEKAGINAVAEKAQVNKVLIYRYFGGWNGLVEAYVQRGFFLSMFNEKYLESVPENVPAAERSKVWSEYAINLMREFRSRKSSQDLVRWEMSNGETELAKRIATFRDNSYEKLIKKLAPFPEYDPNAITALLLSGITYLTLISNQRDKIMDIDLTSQDGWDRIEKAIRRVYSSLNTAMELAKEAK, from the coding sequence ATGACTATGGAACGCATCTTGCGGGCCACTGGCGAGGTCATCGCCGAACGCGGCACTGAAAAAGCCGGGATTAACGCCGTAGCCGAAAAGGCTCAGGTTAACAAAGTACTGATATACCGGTATTTTGGCGGCTGGAACGGACTGGTCGAAGCCTACGTACAGCGGGGCTTTTTCCTGTCGATGTTCAACGAAAAGTATCTGGAATCGGTACCGGAGAATGTTCCGGCAGCCGAGCGCAGCAAAGTATGGTCGGAGTATGCGATCAACCTGATGCGTGAGTTCCGGAGCCGTAAGTCATCGCAGGACCTGGTCCGCTGGGAAATGTCGAACGGTGAAACCGAGCTCGCCAAGCGTATAGCAACCTTCCGTGACAACTCGTACGAGAAACTCATTAAAAAGTTGGCCCCCTTCCCTGAGTATGATCCAAACGCGATCACGGCCCTTTTACTATCAGGCATCACCTACCTTACCCTTATCAGCAACCAACGCGACAAGATTATGGACATCGATTTGACCTCGCAAGACGGCTGGGATCGGATCGAGAAGGCTATCCGCCGGGTGTATTCAAGCCTTAACACGGCCATGGAACTGGCCAAGGAAGCAAAGTAA
- a CDS encoding WapI family immunity protein produces MKLVSPLYSFELSILGYGQNNTNWRDRNNLRCEIATFWKKQGDRQSAPLQTYDLSRLLVSLEQLRLKRTAHVTCTLSDQDLSVDIYALTGNKYKFQIQLNRSLTPNWHPYPDFPLEMDMVLNETQFNDLISDLSNQLAVYPER; encoded by the coding sequence ATGAAGCTTGTTTCACCATTGTATTCATTCGAACTGTCTATTCTGGGCTACGGCCAAAACAACACGAACTGGCGAGACCGGAATAATCTCCGCTGTGAAATTGCCACGTTCTGGAAAAAGCAGGGCGACCGTCAGTCGGCACCGTTGCAGACATACGATCTGTCGCGGCTGTTAGTGAGTTTGGAACAATTACGGTTAAAACGCACCGCTCATGTGACCTGTACCTTGTCTGATCAGGATCTAAGTGTCGACATTTATGCCCTAACAGGCAATAAATACAAATTTCAAATTCAGCTTAACCGTAGCCTAACCCCCAACTGGCATCCGTACCCTGACTTCCCGCTTGAGATGGATATGGTTTTGAACGAAACTCAGTTTAATGACCTCATCAGCGATTTGAGCAATCAACTGGCAGTATATCCGGAAAGGTAA
- the panC gene encoding pantoate--beta-alanine ligase produces the protein MQRIDTVHALRQQIRLVHTPGLTLGFVPTMGALHEGHLDLVRRARQECDLVVASVFVNPVQFNNPDDLARYPRTLEQDAEMLQSVGTDILFFPSADEMYPEAPQLRLNFGELETVMEGAFRPGHFNGVGIVVAKLFNLVQPDRAYFGQKDLQQIAVVRRLIRDLSFPVELIRCDTVREADGLAMSSRNRNLTPNERLQAPIIHQALTLAHDLMLEGQSPNQAKAAVTGLFSQQPHFRLEYVEVANADTLQPVSEMQAPGQTAICLAAHLGKVRLIDNLVF, from the coding sequence ATGCAACGTATTGACACTGTACACGCGCTTCGGCAGCAAATTCGTCTCGTACATACTCCCGGTCTGACCCTGGGCTTCGTACCCACCATGGGTGCCTTGCACGAAGGCCACCTCGATTTGGTCCGGCGCGCCCGGCAGGAATGCGATCTGGTCGTCGCCAGCGTGTTTGTGAATCCGGTTCAGTTTAATAACCCCGACGATCTGGCGCGCTACCCGCGCACACTGGAACAAGACGCCGAAATGCTCCAAAGCGTTGGAACGGATATATTATTTTTTCCCTCGGCCGACGAAATGTACCCCGAAGCTCCGCAACTCCGCCTGAATTTTGGCGAGCTCGAAACGGTGATGGAGGGGGCTTTCCGGCCCGGCCACTTCAACGGCGTGGGCATTGTAGTAGCCAAACTATTTAATCTGGTTCAGCCCGACCGGGCCTATTTTGGGCAGAAAGACCTGCAACAGATTGCCGTTGTACGGCGGCTTATTCGCGATCTGAGCTTCCCGGTTGAACTTATTCGCTGCGACACCGTCCGGGAAGCCGACGGGCTCGCTATGTCGTCGCGCAATCGAAACCTCACGCCCAACGAACGGCTACAAGCCCCCATTATTCATCAGGCTCTGACCCTTGCGCATGATCTGATGCTCGAAGGTCAGAGCCCCAATCAGGCCAAAGCAGCCGTCACGGGCTTGTTTTCACAACAGCCACATTTCCGGCTTGAGTATGTAGAGGTTGCCAATGCTGATACGCTACAACCTGTATCGGAGATGCAGGCACCCGGCCAAACGGCTATTTGCCTGGCGGCTCATCTGGGCAAAGTGCGCCTGATTGATAATCTGGTTTTCTAA